In a single window of the Streptomyces sp. CGMCC 4.7035 genome:
- a CDS encoding ABC transporter ATP-binding protein, with product MEELSAAEAEPEAAARARAGTAGSDDPDAPAIATRALTKRYRGGQLAVDGLDLTVPAGSVFGFLGPNGSGKTTTIRMLMGLIEPTSGTARVLGKPMPRAARAVLPHVGALIEGPALYGFLSGRDNLLRYDAADPTADPRTRRTRVEAALDRVGLAAAAGKKAKAYSLGMKQRLGLAAALLQPRRLLVLDEPTNGLDPQGMREIRSLVRELASDGTTVFLSSHLLDEIEQVCTHAAVMAQGRLITQGAVTDLAAGARGRLVVTTPDVSDAARVLKEQGVADVVVEEDRVTGEPPDREPADVNAALVTAGVRVRGFGIERASLEDAFVALTGEGFDVAG from the coding sequence ATGGAGGAACTGTCCGCCGCGGAAGCGGAGCCGGAGGCGGCGGCGAGGGCGAGGGCGGGGACGGCCGGGAGCGACGACCCGGACGCCCCGGCCATCGCCACCCGTGCCCTCACCAAGCGCTACCGCGGCGGGCAGCTCGCCGTGGACGGGCTGGATCTGACCGTCCCGGCGGGCAGCGTCTTCGGCTTCCTCGGGCCGAACGGCTCCGGCAAGACCACCACCATCCGCATGCTGATGGGCCTGATCGAGCCCACCTCGGGCACGGCGCGCGTTCTGGGGAAGCCCATGCCCCGCGCCGCCCGTGCCGTGCTCCCGCACGTCGGCGCCCTCATCGAGGGCCCGGCGCTGTACGGCTTCCTCTCCGGCCGCGACAACCTCTTGCGGTACGACGCCGCCGACCCCACCGCCGACCCACGCACCCGGCGCACGCGCGTCGAGGCCGCCCTGGACCGGGTCGGCCTCGCGGCGGCCGCGGGCAAGAAGGCGAAGGCCTACTCCCTGGGCATGAAGCAGCGACTCGGGCTCGCGGCCGCGCTGCTCCAGCCCCGTAGGCTGCTGGTCCTGGACGAGCCGACCAACGGCCTCGACCCGCAGGGCATGCGCGAAATCCGCTCCCTCGTACGGGAACTGGCGTCCGACGGCACGACCGTCTTCCTCTCCTCCCACCTGCTCGACGAGATCGAGCAGGTCTGCACGCACGCCGCGGTGATGGCGCAGGGCCGGCTGATCACACAGGGCGCGGTGACGGACCTGGCCGCCGGGGCGCGCGGACGCCTCGTCGTCACGACCCCCGACGTGAGCGACGCGGCCCGCGTCCTGAAGGAACAGGGCGTGGCCGACGTCGTGGTGGAGGAGGACCGGGTGACGGGCGAACCCCCGGACCGCGAACCGGCCGACGTGAACGCCGCGTTGGTCACCGCCGGGGTCCGCGTCCGCGGCTTCGGCATCGAACGCGCCTCCCTGGAGGACGCGTTCGTCGCGCTGACGGGAGAGGGCTTCGATGTCGCGGGTTGA